The sequence tatttaatttacagatGAGTCCAAGTCAAATTAGTCTTCTCCAGCAGGTATAGCATCTTCTAACCTTTTGTTGAACTTTATTCGCAATTCAGTGGCCAAATCACCTTTAAGTTGATCTTGCACAAACCAACAAGACACATCCATTTGTACCTAACACATAACaatcaattataatacttttaattgtattttgtttgtacaaaaattatttgaacattaATAAAGATTGTAAGaacatacattttacttttattttaatacaaaaaagcGTTAGAGAATAATATCAAAGACATATTTttgtacagaataataataaaaagaaaactgttttgtataattatctaattctagtatagactatagaatgACGTTTAGAAATGTGTCCTAAATAGATCCTAAGTTGCATTTTTctctgttataaaattatttttgtgatattgaacttataatttaaaacaagacatttttaatttaattacatttcttcaactatcttaaataataaataaatatatttaaataaatgttatttttgtcataaaaCTTAGCCTTCAAGAATCTAATCtgtgataatattgtattttatcacacatgcttattttaaacattatttcataaataccaTTTCACATGATCCTCTCAAGGCTCCACAAAGTATATTGCTATATTTGAGATTTTGATAGTTATCTGGTAGTTCCACAAACTCAGTTAGTGGATTAGTGTCAAATGTTAAGGAAAACTCATCTCCAGCAGCACTCCAATTAGTTAAAGCCGGAGTTATAcccaaatacattttaaatgcatactaaaataaaaagattatgataaattatgaacaCTTCAAATTCTAGTAATTAGGAACaaaaacgttttataatatatacacaattcTAACCTGAATTTTATCTGCAGTTTCTCTTAAATCGTAACATCTTCCAGCATTAGTACGTGCTAAAAAATCTTCAACCATTCGTACTCCAATATTATAACCCATTCGATCTAACTGTTTATTTACATCCTCAACGTTTTCATAGTCTTTCATTAATTGCGACACTATGGCTCCATAAGTTAAAGTAAATAACTCGGAGTTctgaaaataatttgtgaattaattgaaataaataggaTGTActtactatacaaaaataaaagaattataatacctatctataatattattaagtataaataaataatataataatatatctaagatATATTTACTATCAGTGAAGTTTTCtgtgaaacattttatttgtatgagtacatttaaaaaaaaagtaataaatatttctaaatctcgaaaatgtattataagatggtaatattgattaaaatatattttatcaatattattaaaaaaaaaaaatcatagaataagtcaaaaataaattttaacaagtaaaataaaaactgggAAAGTCACTCGTCTGTATAATTGTAGGTAGTTTACTGTTATTGGGGTATATTGTTGTTGAATACATTCGATTTTAATGATGTTAGTTCAGTATGATGTTACTTGCTATGAAAATATTTGGTATTAAATGGAACAAATACTTACAACTTTCTTAACGTCTAATCTCGTGTTCTGTCGAGACATGGTCACTGTGGATAATCGTAGAcaagttataatttttcaaatacacacaaaataaatattgcagtAACGTAGGGTAGAAAACTAAATATTcacaaataacttaaatttttctttaaagaTTAGAGAATCTCCTATcagttacttataaaaattagttgatAATATGACCGATGATAAAAAGATAGTGGTATCTTAAATTGTGATATGGTTTAAAGACCtaaacaaaatcaaaagatccaaattctaaatttgaaaatgaaaattagaatctttacaaactgaaatattaaattgtattcagtATTTACTCATCATCGGCCATTTGATAGTATAATTCGACTAACTCGAGGTTCTGGACGGTCGTCAtgagaaaatgtaaaatataaaataatattttaaatttgtatggtctgataatcaaaaattttaaatcattcacgttttttttttttaaatgcaataaatacttgatttaaaattattttagaataaccAATAAACTAAGTAAAGAAAATGTATTCCAATTTCCAATACTTTTTTTCCCAACAATCAAATattgatttcaaattaatttttttaagtaaaacataacctaataatattttggtttgtATTGTGTTTACTTTTTGATGAATGATAAGGACACTGATTACCGGCAAAGTTGAAACTTTGAAAATTTCGAGGGTTGTCTCTTGTCTGTTTAGTTtagttgtacataattttaaaacgttaaataatttaataaataccaaCAATATGAACGACGCTGATACTTATAAATCGTATTTGAAGCGCACCGTTTATGTAGGTGGATTAGCTGAAGAAGTTGATGATAAAGTATTGAGATCTGCATTCATTCCTTTTGGGGATATAGTCGATGTCCAGGTAATGTATTTACTGATGTGTATCCATAATAGATCGATATTGGttatctttatataatataaattaattcaatttaaaatttattatgaattttagatGCCATTAGACTATGAATCTGAGAAACACCGAGGATTTGCATTTGTTGAGTTTGAACAACCCGAAGATGCGTTAGATTCTATTGACAACATGAATGAAGCAGAGATATTTGGCCGCACTATTCGCGTTAATTTAGCTAAACCTCAAAAGATTAACAGAGGCTCAACCAGACCAGTATGGTCGGAAGATGACTGGCTTGTACAGTATGCTGGTAAGACATTGGAACCCAAGGacgataaaaaaattgaagaagACAAAAGCAAAGATGAAGCCAAGAACCCACAAGTTTATCTTGAtattaaaattggtaaaaaGGATGCTGGTCGAATTATCATCATGCTACGAGCTGATATTGTGCCACGTACAGCAGAAAATTTCCGTTGTTTATGTACCCACGAGAAGGGTTTTGGGTATCAAAACACTACGTTTCATAGAATTATTCCAAATTTCATGTGTCAAGGCGGTGACATTACTAATAACAATGGTACTGGCGGACTATCAATTTATGGAAAAAAGTTTGATGATGAAAATTTTGAACTAAAACACACAGGCCCGGGAGTCTTATCTATGGCTAATTCTGGACCAAATACAAATAgttcacaattttttatttgtacagcACGTACAGAATGGTTAGATAATAAACATGTTGTGTTTGGCCATGTGTTAAGTGGTATTgatgttatgaaaaaaatagagAAATGTGGAACAAAAGCGGGTCTGCCAACTGAGAAAGTAATAATTGGTTCTTGTGGACAGTTAGCTTAgtgacatttatatttttaatgagactttttttgtatacattaatttttatattttattgattaatgtaatttatcttTCAACATGTATTAAttagttttgtaaattatatatttaaaaatgaaaatatttttttcttaaaaatactaAGTGTAACATCGAGTAGAATGATTCTAGTTTCTCAATTTatcatatgatatataaatgatagttgttaaatccaataaataattataacgaaaaTAAAGATCATTGAGATGGTaatctgtaaataaatatttattaacattgagTATGAGTTTTAGGAGTACTAAAATTGTTAAGCTAAAAGTGGCCCATAGGGGGCTTTGTCCCCTACACCACCTTtaactaactaaaaaaaaataatacattttcaaataaaatcataaattataaaattaaagaaaatcaaGATGAATCAGATTTTCAAAAAAGAAGcttttatcattgattttagaatatactAGATTACTTGAATagtatattctaaaatcaatgcttttattaattaatatacaacctACCCCAGATACTTCCTTAACAATatgaaatcaattaataaaagactttttttttgtaataatatattacatacaatttagaTTCATCAATTGTAACAaaggaataataaattaattaattgtgaaTAAAACACgacttaatgttattatatagaaaaggAACTACAGTGAGCTGCTTATTGTGATCACTGGTTTATAGAATCAACCGTTTATTGGAATAAAAATTGAAAGTCCCAAACCAGTTcttatgttattaatgttaaattaacctCATATTAGAATCACCAAGTACCagataattaaatcattttttaagaatttatcattttaatggtATTTGAAACCTTCACTAAAAAGGAAAAAGAATTGTTTGGAAAAAGTTAAAAGGAGCTATTCAAAAATGTCGAAAACGACTTTTCAGTTGTTCCAAAAGTTAttgatacaatatacattattatttatttataaataattaaaaatcatgtatatattatattaattgaatatggattttaattttaggctaatatgaaaatgaaattagtagattctcaagtacaataaaaaatggatagtttttttactttattttaatctaattttaaacatacatataaatataaactcatcaataaaaaaaatgttttgtagaaatcaaccggttaatagaatcaaaatGATCTGAACCTATGTGATCACATTAAGCAGAActcactgtatatatattaaatcaattctTCTAAATTTTTGTGCAACttgcaaatatttaaattttttatgccATAATTCCAGTTAACAGCAAACAAATCAGAATTCTATTCAATATTTCagttataaatacttaacataAACTTGAGTTGAGACGACTAGATAGCCAATATCACATGCGTTATAAATTGGTAATCGTCTGATAACGACTTCAAATACCTAACCAATATAAACTGAATTTACTTAAATCTTAAACATTATATCAGAATAATTAGTCTTATAAAaagtttgatttattatatattattctataatagttAAAACATGATTagattaatacttaaaatattattatcgcataaattaaattgatgacagttattttaagtaaaaaaaaaaaaacagtgtatTTTggcaaacaaaaaacaataataaattttcaacgATAACTAATTTACTTCtcgtaattatgtaatatatcataagattttattattttaatagtttattgacTATTACACTTAGGAGCATAATAAGGTTTAATAAACTAcctttatcatttattaatatggaattattttaacttataacataataaaacaaattacttaatacattaatttaagtataacatatttatatatttgtttgtgtCATTTGgcctaaataatttttcttgtgCGAATTTATTTTCTTCTTCCAAAATTCActatgtttttcaaatttaaatttttcttttgtatCAAGGTAATGCTTGAgttttgaactaaaaaaaaatattttgaactttataatcagggtgattattttatcattataatttttttgaatgaaaatataaatttataatttcatattatgaagcagaatattatttggagtatttcaatagataaaaatcaaaatttggatGAGCAGTTTaggagttataaataattaaagtataagtGAATGGAGTGGAGTGGTACACCTCGTAAAATATTGGTCTACAACTCTACTCACTAACTTCTTctgtaatacttattttataaactacttatccaaattttgatttttatatattgaaatattcagGAAAATTGTTCtgtttcagaatattaaattaaaaatacataaaaaaaagtaaaaactttaaaaattataacgacaaaaaaaaaatattttcaaaaacatttatagattttgaaataatgggTATTTTTTGATGAAAGAATTGCCCAGTATacatgtaaaaacaaaataaaatattacccaATGTcgttaacaatatttgtatcaCATGAAGAAATCCAAACAGATATTTTACTGTATTGACGCCTATTATACACAATACCACAAATATTATCGTTGTATGGATCATACATCCCTCCAATCATACtcaacaactaaaaaaataaaaatatatttccattaGGTAGAGgtataacaaaatgtatgtggtaaaataaatattacaatatccaTCCAGTACTGATCTAATAGTCCATTATCCTTAATTAACCAACGTCCACCATTCTTGTTTGTTGGGTCTTCCCACATGGGTTTTATATCTGATTTAAATACAGAGTAATCACAGCCAGTCGTTAACATACTTGGTATTTTAATGTGATTAAATATACTGTGAaagaaaacacaaaaatattacatatataattattaaatgtgtgcatgttttttttaatacccaaggtaataagaatatattattcttaaagggaaacattaaatcaatataagcaatatttttcctttttaatttatataaataacatatattactaGGTATATACTCTCTATACTACCTTAGTGGATTGAATAAAGTATCCGACCCGGGAAATTACTGTGTTACAGGCCCACCAATTACCAAGTAAATCAGTCTCGAGTTATAATACGACTATTGGCCCAAAGGGAACTTTTCCGGTATCCAGATGATCCAATTCGCCGctatatactactatactatatagcttgaatataaaatgaataattctgTTTCCATTGAATTAACAGCATTCAAATTTAGAATATATTGAGTAAAATATGGATTAATGTAAGTATTATTGATATTGACCATTgaccaattttaaaaataagtgtatcatgaatttttacaaattaaaaaaaaaaaagtacctaattattaatgtaaattctaaaaattaaatattacctcATCAATAAATGtacatgtaaattaattaacacatGATACATAACACTGACAGAACTTAAAATGAGGTAATTATAATAGGCAAGTTGGTAGTCATAACACTTATTTAGTGACTTATAAAGCGTAGGTATGTCTTTTAAGTTAAAGAACTTCTAgcaatgttatgtttatatattttgttggtaAGTACTTGCCTCCAAAACTTTTCAACGCTGTCAAACTCACACAACCCGTACAAATTATCGGTCCAATTTTCGTCTGGGACCACAGTTCCGCTGAATTTCCAGTACCATAGTTTCCAAGAGTCGTTCAACAAATGAACGTTACCTACTTCGTCTTTATCAATTAGTGCCATTGCATTTAGATTTCATAAGTCTGTAACGATATGTCGATATGCGTCGTCAAAAAAATGTGTCAAATGACCGacaatatacgataatatagaGCGTCGGTTGGACTTGGAATCAACGAGTCGCAGTTTGCTGGCGTAGGTCGTAATAACTTACATTCACGACATACTATGGAAGTAAAATCTAAATGAATTACCTACCTCGGTTGTATGAGCACTATAAAAAACCATCGACGTCAATGCGATTAAAAACGGATTGATTTCCTAAAGATCGCGCAACACAGGTATTGAAGAGAAAcggatttatattaatatataaaaaataacaacaacgtGTAATGAGTAATGGCCAGAACGGTGACGTACAAGCTACAGTTCTTATAatgttacattatacattaatacacgATTAAAGGTCTTTAATCgtggttatattaaattaggaaAAACGGTCATCTTAAATAGCCGATTCAGTACGtaacttttaagtaaatattgatGTCCGCGGCTGTGCCATGTGACAGCACTGTTTTTTAATCGATTATCATTGTCATCATGTACCATGTCTTTGAAGATTGCACAATTTTAGCTCCTATACCGCTGATAAGAGATTAGTGAGTACCACTCACATTAAGTTGCATTTACTACGATTATTAGGGGCAATTTAGTAACTAAATTGAacacctaataataaattattgcccatattgtatatgaatatatgaatatataaccattattaaaataatacgaatatacttatttttcaataaaattagtttattaatcaaaattatacattttttgtacatttttaattattctagtaGTCAACTACATAAATGACGTcaggtttaataataaattaactttgtgTTGGTAATTTTCTATAGTTAAGTACACAATAATCATTCAACAATGCCATGGTGTAAAGCAGGGCAGTACTCAGAAAAAATTGTGGGTGAGGTTTAACCCACCCTCCTAGGTATGAACGGTcttggtataaaataaaatttataattatataatataggtaaaacaTTTGAGTTACCTcgaatctttaaattattacaaaataattgacatcaatatttatctttaaataaatagtttcgtctaaatttaaatttaaattacctattaaaaataattgcttttatatatttattcgatTTTATGGTTTTAGTATGAACTAATAATAAGGactcttgtattaaatttataagaattttaaaccAACAAATAAGTTTTTATCAACAGTAacagttattgaaaaaaaaatgttctaattcctataaatagttcaaaaagagtagaaatgtattttatttataaatataaaatgataatataaacatttggtgaaaaattcaagtacttacgaataattattttcgagttacaaaaaaaaccacaaaattGATTTGTGTTAACATTcccattttttcttaatttatttgtttaagtacCCTAATACAAAAAAGTACTATGTACTAGTTTAAGTTTTGGGCCGGATCAGGCCGCAAAAAAATGGCCTGTGCTGATCTTTATTGTGTACTCATAAACATACAAAagaaaaacacatcattgtaaaatcaatacattaatatctaaaatgcataagcaaaacattaaaaacataaattcagtCATAAGATAGTTTgaatgtaagaaaaaaatattttgggatatttgaaaaaaatttaattaagaatccccaatataatcgtatatatatacaaatacaatcaaaaatacaggataaaataaatgtcataagACAGTCCATTACTATGTAAaactttataattcaaaataatattcaaatctaCCAAAATTAAtcgttcataatatataaagaacattaagtatttatacaaattaaacacacTATCTCTCTCTccttctatgtatatatttccaTAGTCATATTAGTAACATCAGAGGTATTCAAACTTTTTAATCCAACGacttattcatttttcattacattttgtttgctcttaaattattaaagacacaaaaagaaaatatttttaatttataataaatacatcaaatGCCTACAtcagataaaaatgtaataatatttgtaaatagaaaagtaaaattaaatgtataaagtttagaacaaaataatacattaaacgcAATAatcactaatatttttttctcttctgTGCAACCCCTGGAAAGCTGGGAGCTACGACACAGTTTGAATACCtctaggttatattataatatattaaagaaattataattatttcaatttgaaGTAGATActtagccattttttttttttttataaagtttcatGTAATaacgttatttaaaatgttatagttacattgaaaaaacaaatttttaattattacaacacTTAAATACACATAAAAGGATATTTGGAagacaaattaatttatctcaAAAATTGTATCACAATtttgaacataaataatattaaagtatggatcgatgatattaaaaatgttgaaatgtattttcagaatttaggatcaatattttttataaattgaaagaatataaaaaaatactctggtatataaactaaaaaaaatatttttaactaaaatagaatgagaatcatattatttatacacttgTGTATATACTTATGAATACAATAAACTAACAATAAGAACtatgattttaaaatctaaataaaaaataaatcattattaccaTATggcatatactatattttatatattatataatcaatgaaaaaaaaaaaatcataaaattagcatcatttaaattaaatacatagagCTCAATAAAAGgtttatgtacttataatctgaataattaataacattcaattaaaaattagaattttatcagttgaatacaataatttacattaaacacaacacaaatatatttgtaatcatttttcagagtaaaaataaataaattattcatatccgatagataattttaagtttttttttaaatggaatacATTACTTTCATGCACcatcaaaaatacaaaactaattttagtttataagttattttctgtacttgtgaataaataatttataatctacaatatatattattatgcaaatctACAATGATATTTCATATATTGGAAGCAGATAGGAAATAgtgatacaaaattatatattgtgagcattcaattaaaaaaaatcaatttcattttacaaaacaatcttttatactgtaaatgttaatactataatatacatgttgcTAAAAAACacttcaaattaaatttcaattttggaATCTTGTCAAATTAAGAAAATGTCACGatgtattttaatagaatactCACTATATACCATAACACACTATACcttgtacaatattaaatttagttataaattattatgtaaacaaaaagaaaatttgaaaataaaatgtacagccTAAGCTATcacaaaataacacaaaataaaactttttttttttaaatataatttaaattaacatgaaaaaatcaaaataccaACAAGACTTTAAGAATACCGATAAAGTACACTTCTTTCCAATTCAAATCTATATTATCACAGTAGTGAGTACCctgaaaatatactttaaagtttaattttaactgttttgagaaaaatgtattttaattggaCAATGTGAGTCTTAGGTTTTctgatatacaatttaattttattagatactAGACTTCAAttaatttagtaggtatataataattatatagaataatgagCAATTTTTGAAGATGTAAATTATTCTATCAAGGATAAAacttatgataaaaaatgattacgtcatacagatgattttttttctcgtc is a genomic window of Rhopalosiphum padi isolate XX-2018 chromosome 4, ASM2088224v1, whole genome shotgun sequence containing:
- the LOC132930974 gene encoding trafficking protein particle complex subunit 3, with protein sequence MSRQNTRLDVKKVNSELFTLTYGAIVSQLMKDYENVEDVNKQLDRMGYNIGVRMVEDFLARTNAGRCYDLRETADKIQYAFKMYLGITPALTNWSAAGDEFSLTFDTNPLTEFVELPDNYQNLKYSNILCGALRGSCEMVQMDVSCWFVQDQLKGDLATELRIKFNKRLEDAIPAGED
- the LOC132930972 gene encoding peptidyl-prolyl cis-trans isomerase E, giving the protein MIRTLITGKVETLKISRVVSCLFSLVVHNFKTLNNLINTNNMNDADTYKSYLKRTVYVGGLAEEVDDKVLRSAFIPFGDIVDVQMPLDYESEKHRGFAFVEFEQPEDALDSIDNMNEAEIFGRTIRVNLAKPQKINRGSTRPVWSEDDWLVQYAGKTLEPKDDKKIEEDKSKDEAKNPQVYLDIKIGKKDAGRIIIMLRADIVPRTAENFRCLCTHEKGFGYQNTTFHRIIPNFMCQGGDITNNNGTGGLSIYGKKFDDENFELKHTGPGVLSMANSGPNTNSSQFFICTARTEWLDNKHVVFGHVLSGIDVMKKIEKCGTKAGLPTEKVIIGSCGQLA
- the LOC132930973 gene encoding eukaryotic translation initiation factor 4E-like; this translates as MALIDKDEVGNVHLLNDSWKLWYWKFSGTVVPDENWTDNLYGLCEFDSVEKFWSIFNHIKIPSMLTTGCDYSVFKSDIKPMWEDPTNKNGGRWLIKDNGLLDQYWMDILLSMIGGMYDPYNDNICGIVYNRRQYSKISVWISSCDTNIVNDIGSKLKHYLDTKEKFKFEKHSEFWKKKINSHKKNYLGQMTQTNI